The Vitis vinifera cultivar Pinot Noir 40024 chromosome 12, ASM3070453v1 genome has a segment encoding these proteins:
- the LOC100249972 gene encoding uncharacterized protein LOC100249972, whose protein sequence is MIQLLFTVIFAEMALIMTLLFKTPLRKLVVMALDRVKRGRGPIMAQTVATTVFVVLMSSVYSMMKIQNRSVEPGLINPTDQVLMARHLLEASLMGFLLFLALMIDRLHHYIRELRLLRKAMEAEKKQNRGFEDGKNGRAEEAKAMGEEMSSLRTQIKKLESECETKAKEAEAAEANTVALKKQSEGFLLEYDRLLEENQNLKSQLESIDQGLQS, encoded by the exons ATGATCCAGCTCCTCTTCACCGTCATCTTTGCCGAAATGGCTCTTATCATGACCCTCCTCTTCAAAACCCCCCTCCGAAAGCTGGTCGTCATGGCCTTGGATCGGGTCAAGCGTGGGAGAGGTCCCATCATGGCCCAGACTGTTGCTACTACTGTTTTTGTGGTGCTTATGTCCAGCGTTTACAGTATGATGAAGATCCAGAACCGTTCTGTCGAACCCGGTTTGATTAATCCCACCGATCAGGTTCTTATGGCCAGGCATCTGCTCGAAGCCTCTCTCATGG GGTTCTTGCTGTTCCTCGCACTGATGATAGATAGACTTCACCATTACATTCGAGAGCTTCGTTTACTCAGGAAGGCCATGGAGGCTGAAAAGAAGCAAAACCGAGGTTTTGAGGATGGGAAAAATGGCCGTGCAGAAGAGGCCAAAGCTATGGGGGAAGAGATGAGTTCATTAAGGACACAAATTAAGAAGCTGGAATCTGAATGCGAGACAAAAGCCAAAGAGGCAGAGGCAGCAGAAGCCAATACAGTCGCTCTAAAAAAGCAATCTGAAGGTTTCCTTCTGGAATATGACCGACTGCTGGAGGAGAATCAAAACCTTAAGAGCCAGTTGGAGTCAATTGACCAAGGTCTACAATCTTGA